From Sphingobacterium sp. lm-10, the proteins below share one genomic window:
- a CDS encoding ATP-dependent Clp protease ATP-binding subunit, which produces MEAKFSPRVKDVISYSREEALRLRHDYIGTEHLLLGLIREGDGVAIHVLKNIGLDMAAVRESIEEAVKGSSMSRTPISSVPLTKQAEKVLKVTYLEAKIFKSDIIGTEHLLLAILRDEDNIASQILNKHQVTYELFKNELAQNKPDVTSEAAGTPPGDDDFAEDDAQFAQPKKVSDIKSKTPVLDNFGRDLTKAAEEGRLDPIVGREKEIERVSQILSRRKKNNPILIGEPGVGKSAIAEGLALRIVQRKVSRVLFNKRVVTLDLASLVAGTKYRGQFEERMKAVMNELEKSPDVILFIDEIHTIVGAGGASGSLDASNMFKPALARGEIQCIGATTLDEYRQYIEKDGALDRRFQKVTVEPASHDETIEILNRIKDKYEEHHNVVYTDEAINACVSLTTRYITDRFLPDKAIDALDEAGSRVHLTNIHVPQTIIDIEEKIEEVKVEKNKVVRSQKYEEAAKLRDTEKKLIEELEREKAAWEEETKTTRHTVTEDNVAEVVAMMTGIPVQRVSQTDSQKLLNMGESMKGRIIGQDEAVQKLVKAIQRTRAGLKDPKKPIGSFVFLGPTGVGKTELAKELARFMFDTEDALIQVDMSEYMEKFAVSRLVGAPPGYVGYEEGGQLTEKVRRKPYAVVLLDEIEKAHPDVFNLLLQVLDEGQLTDSLGRKVDFRNTIIIMTSNIGARQLKEFGQGVGFTTSAKENQADSHSRGVIETALKRAFAPEFLNRIDDVIVFNSLLKEHIFKIIDIELRSLFGRISDLGHTIELSEDAKNYIAEKGYDSNFGARPLKRAIQKHLEDPIAEEILRDNLKSGETILVEFDKEKSEIVVSAKASSTKEDDDVKSDKPDKKK; this is translated from the coding sequence ATGGAAGCTAAATTTTCACCACGAGTAAAGGATGTGATCTCGTATAGTCGGGAGGAAGCCCTGCGTCTTCGTCATGACTATATCGGCACGGAGCATCTTTTGTTGGGATTGATACGTGAGGGGGATGGTGTAGCAATTCATGTTTTGAAAAACATTGGATTGGACATGGCCGCCGTGCGTGAATCCATTGAAGAAGCTGTTAAAGGTTCTTCAATGTCCCGCACTCCCATTAGCAGTGTACCGCTAACAAAGCAGGCAGAAAAAGTTCTTAAAGTCACTTATTTGGAAGCTAAAATCTTCAAGAGCGACATTATTGGAACAGAACATTTACTGTTGGCTATATTGCGCGATGAAGACAATATTGCCTCACAGATATTAAATAAACATCAGGTTACGTATGAGCTGTTCAAAAATGAGCTTGCCCAGAATAAACCTGATGTGACGAGCGAAGCGGCAGGTACGCCTCCCGGAGATGATGATTTCGCGGAAGACGATGCACAATTCGCGCAGCCGAAGAAGGTTTCCGACATTAAGTCTAAGACTCCTGTGCTGGACAATTTCGGACGTGACCTAACCAAGGCTGCGGAAGAAGGCAGGTTAGATCCTATTGTTGGTCGGGAAAAGGAGATCGAGCGCGTATCTCAAATCTTATCCCGCCGTAAAAAGAACAACCCTATTCTAATCGGCGAGCCCGGTGTAGGTAAATCGGCCATTGCAGAAGGTCTAGCACTTCGCATCGTACAACGTAAGGTATCACGTGTGCTCTTCAACAAGCGCGTGGTAACGCTTGATCTCGCTTCTTTAGTAGCGGGCACGAAATACCGTGGCCAATTTGAAGAACGCATGAAGGCGGTGATGAACGAATTGGAAAAATCGCCGGATGTTATCCTATTTATTGACGAGATCCACACCATTGTCGGCGCTGGCGGAGCTTCTGGTTCACTAGATGCTTCTAACATGTTTAAGCCTGCACTTGCACGTGGAGAGATCCAATGTATCGGTGCCACCACGCTAGATGAGTATCGTCAATACATTGAGAAGGATGGCGCCTTAGACCGACGTTTCCAAAAAGTGACAGTCGAACCGGCAAGCCATGACGAGACGATCGAAATCTTGAACCGTATTAAAGACAAATATGAAGAACATCACAATGTGGTCTATACGGATGAAGCGATTAATGCCTGTGTGTCTTTGACTACACGCTACATCACCGATCGCTTCTTACCGGATAAGGCTATTGATGCGCTGGATGAGGCGGGATCGCGTGTGCACTTGACGAACATCCATGTACCTCAAACCATCATTGACATCGAAGAGAAGATCGAGGAGGTCAAGGTAGAGAAGAATAAAGTCGTACGCAGTCAGAAATACGAAGAAGCTGCGAAGTTGAGAGATACAGAGAAAAAGCTGATCGAAGAGCTGGAACGCGAAAAAGCTGCTTGGGAAGAAGAAACGAAAACCACGCGCCACACCGTAACGGAAGATAATGTAGCGGAGGTGGTCGCGATGATGACGGGCATTCCTGTACAGCGCGTCAGCCAGACGGACAGCCAGAAGCTACTCAATATGGGCGAGTCGATGAAAGGCCGTATTATTGGGCAAGACGAAGCGGTACAAAAATTAGTTAAAGCTATTCAACGTACACGTGCAGGGTTGAAAGATCCAAAGAAACCAATCGGTTCATTTGTATTTCTAGGTCCTACAGGTGTCGGTAAAACGGAATTAGCCAAGGAATTGGCGCGTTTCATGTTTGACACCGAGGATGCCTTAATTCAGGTGGACATGAGTGAATACATGGAGAAATTTGCCGTATCCAGATTAGTGGGTGCGCCTCCAGGATATGTTGGGTACGAAGAAGGTGGTCAATTAACAGAGAAAGTACGTCGTAAGCCTTATGCTGTGGTGCTATTGGATGAGATTGAGAAAGCACACCCGGATGTATTCAACCTCCTATTGCAGGTATTGGATGAAGGTCAGCTCACGGATAGTTTAGGTCGGAAAGTCGATTTCAGAAATACGATTATCATCATGACTTCCAATATTGGCGCACGGCAGTTGAAGGAATTTGGACAGGGTGTTGGTTTTACCACCTCTGCAAAAGAAAACCAAGCAGACTCACACTCTCGTGGCGTTATTGAGACCGCTTTGAAAAGAGCTTTTGCACCGGAGTTCCTGAATAGAATTGACGATGTGATCGTGTTCAACTCATTATTGAAAGAGCATATTTTTAAAATCATTGATATCGAGTTACGTTCGTTGTTTGGAAGAATATCCGACTTGGGCCATACCATTGAATTGTCTGAAGATGCTAAAAATTACATAGCAGAAAAAGGATATGATTCTAACTTTGGTGCCAGACCGTTGAAACGAGCGATTCAAAAGCACTTGGAGGACCCAATTGCGGAAGAAATCCTGAGGGATAATTTGAAAAGCGGCGAAACCATCTTGGTGGAGTTTGATAAAGAGAAATCGGAAATCGTGGTTTCAGCAAAAGCATCTTCCACCAAAGAAGATGATGATGTAAAATCCGATAAGCCGGATAAGAAAAAATAA
- the ettA gene encoding energy-dependent translational throttle protein EttA — protein MSDEKIIFSMAGVSKIYPPSKQVLKNIYLSFFYGAKIGVIGLNGSGKSSLLKIIAGLDKSIQGEVVFSPGYSVGYLEQEPQLDLEKTVRQIVEEGVAETVAVLAEYEEINEKFGLPEVYENADEMDKLLERQGVLQDKIDASNAWELDSKLERAMDALRCPDPEAVIANLSGGERRRVALCRLLLQEPDVLLLDEPTNHLDAESIDWLEQHLKQYQGTVIAVTHDRYFLDNVAGWILELDRGEGIPWKGNYSSWLDQKAKRLAQEEKQETKRQKTLERELEWVRMAPKARHAKSKARLHNYEKLASEETQDREAKLELFIPPGPRLGNVVIEADQISKAYGDRILFENLSFSLPPAGIVGIIGPNGAGKTTLFRLITGQEQPDTGTFKVGETVALGYVDQMHHDLDAEKSVWENITDGNENINLGNKAVNSRAYVSKFNFNGADQQKKVGVLSGGERNRVHLAITLKKGSNVLLLDEPTNDIDVNTLRALEEGLENFGGCAVVISHDRWFLDRICTHILAFEGDSQVYFFEGNYTEYEENRKKRLGDVAPQRIKYKKLVK, from the coding sequence ATGTCAGACGAAAAAATAATCTTCTCGATGGCAGGGGTCTCCAAGATCTATCCGCCATCCAAGCAAGTACTCAAAAATATCTATTTATCCTTTTTTTATGGAGCCAAAATCGGGGTGATCGGATTGAATGGTTCTGGGAAATCATCCCTATTAAAAATCATCGCCGGATTGGACAAATCCATACAAGGTGAGGTGGTTTTTTCGCCCGGTTATTCTGTAGGTTATTTGGAGCAAGAGCCACAGTTAGATCTGGAAAAGACCGTGCGCCAGATCGTGGAGGAGGGTGTTGCAGAGACGGTAGCGGTCTTGGCAGAGTACGAAGAAATTAATGAAAAATTTGGTCTTCCAGAGGTCTATGAGAATGCCGATGAGATGGATAAATTGTTGGAGCGCCAAGGGGTGCTGCAAGATAAAATCGATGCGAGCAATGCATGGGAATTGGACAGTAAATTAGAACGCGCGATGGATGCGCTACGTTGTCCTGACCCTGAAGCAGTAATTGCCAATTTGTCAGGAGGTGAACGCCGCCGAGTGGCACTTTGTCGTTTATTACTGCAAGAGCCAGATGTTTTATTGCTCGATGAGCCCACCAACCACTTGGATGCAGAATCTATTGACTGGTTAGAGCAACATTTAAAACAGTATCAAGGTACGGTCATTGCGGTTACCCACGATCGGTATTTCTTGGATAATGTAGCAGGCTGGATATTGGAATTGGATCGAGGAGAAGGTATTCCGTGGAAAGGTAATTACTCGTCTTGGTTAGATCAGAAAGCTAAACGTTTGGCACAGGAAGAAAAGCAGGAGACCAAACGCCAGAAAACATTAGAGCGTGAGCTGGAATGGGTACGTATGGCTCCAAAGGCCAGACACGCTAAATCTAAAGCACGTTTGCATAATTATGAAAAACTAGCCTCTGAAGAGACACAGGATCGGGAAGCAAAATTAGAGTTATTTATTCCGCCGGGGCCGCGATTGGGTAATGTCGTCATCGAGGCCGATCAGATTTCAAAAGCCTATGGCGATCGTATTTTATTTGAGAATCTTAGTTTTTCTCTTCCACCTGCAGGAATCGTGGGAATTATTGGGCCGAATGGCGCTGGTAAGACAACGCTTTTCCGTCTGATCACCGGACAGGAGCAGCCGGATACTGGTACGTTCAAAGTCGGTGAAACCGTTGCCTTGGGCTATGTAGATCAGATGCATCATGATCTGGATGCCGAAAAATCAGTTTGGGAAAACATTACCGATGGCAATGAAAACATCAACCTTGGAAACAAAGCCGTTAACTCCAGAGCATATGTGTCTAAGTTCAACTTCAATGGTGCAGATCAGCAGAAGAAAGTGGGGGTACTATCTGGAGGAGAGCGTAACCGCGTACATTTGGCCATTACCTTGAAAAAAGGATCCAATGTACTATTGCTGGATGAGCCTACAAATGATATCGATGTGAATACATTGCGTGCATTAGAAGAAGGTTTGGAGAATTTTGGTGGTTGTGCTGTCGTCATCTCTCACGACCGTTGGTTTCTGGATCGGATCTGTACGCATATTTTGGCATTCGAAGGCGATTCTCAGGTGTACTTCTTCGAAGGTAACTACACCGAGTATGAGGAAAATCGGAAGAAGCGCTTAGGCGATGTGGCGCCGCAGCGTATTAAGTATAAAAAACTAGTGAAGTAA
- a CDS encoding PAS domain-containing sensor histidine kinase: MDNAKLLEAIIINAIDGIITIDSRGLVESINPAALALFGYRTEEVVGQNIRMLMPEPDRGKHDSYIQNYERTGHGKIIGIGREVLGRRKDGTTFPFRLAVNEVFYKNRKIFTGFIHDLSREKAAEDQLRQHVMGLEEKVRDRTKDLISLVSQLEEAKQEVSMSLEKEKELNQLKSRFVSMASHEFRTPLSSVQLSASLIDKYMQKPDYEAVAKHTTRIKGSVQLLNTILNDFLSLEKLEAGVVRVEKRLVNLVQLAEEITEEMQLICKKNQLIVYQHTGSEGSFPLDPHLLKNSIINLISNAIKYSGEDTYIEFSTEINAHQCVVTVKDNGIGIPQEEQQSLFEPFFRAHNTGSIPGTGLGLNIVKRYVELMDGTLMYWSKLHHGASFSMTFSENNT, from the coding sequence GTGGATAACGCAAAACTATTAGAAGCGATCATCATAAACGCTATTGATGGTATTATTACCATCGATAGCCGTGGACTGGTCGAATCGATCAATCCTGCTGCATTAGCCCTATTTGGCTATCGCACAGAAGAAGTAGTAGGACAGAATATTAGGATGCTGATGCCAGAACCCGATCGTGGAAAGCACGATTCCTACATACAAAATTATGAACGTACAGGCCACGGCAAGATTATCGGCATAGGAAGAGAGGTGTTGGGCAGAAGGAAGGATGGTACTACATTTCCTTTTCGCCTGGCGGTGAATGAAGTATTTTATAAGAATCGTAAAATATTTACAGGTTTTATCCATGACCTTTCGCGAGAGAAAGCTGCCGAAGATCAATTGCGGCAACATGTCATGGGGTTGGAAGAGAAAGTGCGCGATCGTACCAAAGATCTGATCAGCTTGGTTTCCCAATTGGAGGAGGCAAAGCAGGAGGTGAGTATGTCGCTGGAGAAGGAAAAGGAACTCAATCAGCTCAAGTCTCGTTTTGTTTCCATGGCTTCTCATGAATTTCGTACGCCCTTAAGTTCAGTACAGCTTTCGGCTTCGCTGATCGACAAATACATGCAAAAGCCAGATTACGAAGCCGTAGCCAAACACACTACCCGTATAAAAGGCTCTGTTCAATTGCTCAATACCATTTTGAACGATTTTCTATCGCTGGAGAAGCTGGAGGCAGGTGTGGTGCGTGTGGAGAAGCGTCTCGTCAATCTGGTGCAGTTGGCAGAGGAAATTACAGAGGAAATGCAGTTGATCTGTAAAAAGAACCAGTTGATTGTTTACCAGCACACCGGTTCGGAAGGCTCCTTTCCATTAGACCCTCATCTGCTAAAGAACAGTATTATCAACCTAATTTCCAATGCCATTAAGTATTCGGGAGAAGATACGTACATTGAATTTTCTACCGAAATCAATGCACATCAATGCGTCGTCACGGTCAAAGACAACGGTATTGGTATTCCGCAGGAAGAGCAGCAAAGCTTATTTGAACCCTTTTTCCGAGCACACAATACCGGCAGCATTCCCGGCACAGGCTTGGGTCTTAACATCGTAAAACGATATGTAGAATTGATGGATGGCACGCTAATGTATTGGTCAAAATTACATCACGGCGCATCCTTTAGCATGACCTTTTCCGAAAACAATACATAA
- a CDS encoding response regulator, with the protein MTANKKVLIIEDHVEIRESTAEILELTGHYHVLTAAHGREGVDLALAQVPDLILCDIMMPELDGYGVLYMLGKYPATKNIPFIFLTARTERADIRKAMEMGADDYLTKPFDDVELLNAIDVRLKKRAQFSDKVVAEQKDDFAQELLLDQMVGEARIKRVKKKQMLYEVGDIPYFIYYVLKGKVRTFLSYVDGRELSTAILTEQQLFGYESPLLNTVYSDNAVALEDVEVALLPKEAFFEMMYRKPALAAQVIRMLSGNVQLKEKQMLGFAYDTVRKRVANALIEVAEKTAPQQDQCIIRISREDLAALAGTANETISRMLADFKDEKLISKDGNAIVITSVRQLQRIKQ; encoded by the coding sequence ATGACAGCAAATAAGAAGGTACTAATCATTGAAGATCATGTGGAGATTCGAGAAAGCACTGCCGAAATTTTAGAGCTTACGGGTCATTATCATGTCCTGACTGCAGCTCATGGTCGGGAAGGAGTGGATCTGGCATTGGCACAGGTGCCCGATCTCATTTTATGCGATATCATGATGCCAGAGCTAGATGGTTATGGTGTATTGTATATGTTGGGGAAATATCCCGCCACTAAAAACATTCCTTTCATCTTCCTTACGGCGAGGACGGAACGCGCTGATATCCGTAAGGCGATGGAAATGGGGGCAGATGATTACCTGACCAAGCCTTTTGACGATGTTGAATTGCTTAATGCAATCGATGTTCGGTTGAAAAAGAGAGCGCAATTCTCGGATAAGGTCGTTGCGGAGCAAAAGGATGATTTTGCACAAGAACTTCTATTGGATCAGATGGTAGGAGAAGCACGTATTAAGCGCGTAAAGAAAAAGCAAATGCTTTATGAAGTGGGCGATATACCTTACTTTATCTATTATGTGCTAAAAGGTAAAGTACGCACCTTCCTGAGCTATGTTGATGGTAGGGAGCTTTCTACAGCTATCCTTACGGAGCAGCAACTTTTTGGCTACGAATCTCCCTTGCTCAATACGGTCTATAGCGACAATGCGGTTGCTTTAGAAGATGTCGAAGTGGCGCTTCTTCCCAAAGAGGCTTTTTTTGAAATGATGTACAGAAAGCCTGCTTTAGCGGCGCAGGTTATCCGGATGCTTTCTGGGAATGTACAACTTAAGGAGAAGCAGATGTTGGGCTTCGCTTATGATACTGTGCGCAAGCGCGTAGCCAACGCATTGATTGAGGTTGCCGAAAAAACGGCTCCTCAGCAGGATCAATGTATCATCCGTATCTCTCGTGAGGATCTCGCCGCATTGGCCGGTACGGCCAACGAAACGATTAGTAGAATGCTGGCCGACTTCAAAGACGAAAAATTAATCAGCAAAGACGGCAATGCTATTGTCATCACATCAGTGCGGCAACTTCAACGTATAAAACAATAG
- a CDS encoding lactate dehydrogenase: MRVIAYSILEQEKELLTKANSKVHDFTFISNPLTTDTMHFVEGKEVIVISDRDVLDRQSLENLYSLGVRSIITRSTSTTHIDLLAAGILKMHVANTPFANQTPDGIAAQVVQNLSNWMAGGCAGKACQCRMDCAKKSHDEIQKGGLTDAQ, from the coding sequence ATGAGAGTTATTGCCTACAGTATATTGGAGCAGGAGAAAGAGCTGCTCACCAAAGCCAATTCAAAAGTCCACGATTTTACGTTCATTTCCAATCCATTGACTACAGATACCATGCATTTTGTGGAAGGTAAGGAAGTAATTGTTATCTCTGATCGGGATGTGCTGGATCGACAATCATTGGAAAACCTTTACTCCCTTGGCGTGAGAAGTATTATTACGCGTAGTACCTCCACAACCCATATTGATCTCCTTGCGGCAGGCATACTCAAAATGCATGTGGCTAATACCCCTTTTGCTAATCAAACCCCTGATGGTATAGCAGCTCAGGTCGTACAAAATTTGAGTAATTGGATGGCTGGCGGTTGCGCCGGAAAAGCATGCCAATGCCGCATGGATTGCGCGAAAAAAAGCCATGATGAAATACAGAAAGGAGGACTAACCGATGCCCAATAA
- the hemN gene encoding oxygen-independent coproporphyrinogen III oxidase → MPNNLNQLIDKYNVSTPRYTSYPTVPCWNEAGFSTQGWIGQLKKNFYRDPTQGISIYIHLPFCESLCTYCGCNTRITKNHQVEEPYINALIQEWRLYRSILGNQALHIKEIHLGGGTPTFFAPENLRQLIAAVLEGNTLDENPSFSFEAHPANTSAAHLSMLYEVGFRRLSLGIQDFNPDVQRVINRKQTIEDVRGVMDQARSIGYTSINFDLIYGLPLQTLHSVFDTLMVALSMKPERISFYSYAHVPWIKPGQRYFTEQDLPVGKEKMDLYKLGKAMIVKAGYKEVGMDHYALPGDSLLLAAENGKLHRNFMGYTDNYTPLLIGLGVSSISDAWSAYAQNVKTVEEYYRLLNKEELPIMRGHLLSTDDEQSRRYILEMMCREKAILDKNDVYKNDKIHKRLLPLRADGLVRIKGDVVTATPKGKAFIRNVCTAFDEYLHHEETEASSVRFSQAV, encoded by the coding sequence ATGCCCAATAATCTAAATCAGCTCATCGATAAATATAACGTTAGCACACCACGATATACCAGCTACCCCACCGTACCTTGTTGGAATGAGGCCGGTTTTAGCACACAGGGGTGGATTGGTCAGTTGAAGAAAAATTTTTACCGTGACCCAACGCAAGGCATCAGTATCTACATTCATCTTCCGTTTTGTGAAAGTTTATGCACGTATTGTGGCTGCAATACCCGTATTACCAAAAATCACCAAGTAGAGGAGCCATATATTAACGCGTTGATTCAAGAATGGCGACTGTATCGTTCAATTCTTGGTAATCAAGCGTTACATATTAAGGAAATACATCTCGGCGGCGGTACGCCTACTTTTTTTGCGCCAGAAAACTTGCGGCAGCTTATTGCTGCGGTGCTAGAAGGCAACACGTTAGATGAGAATCCGTCCTTCTCGTTTGAAGCACATCCTGCGAATACGTCTGCAGCGCATCTTTCCATGTTATATGAGGTAGGGTTTCGTCGTCTAAGTTTGGGTATTCAAGATTTTAATCCCGACGTGCAGCGTGTTATCAATCGTAAACAGACCATAGAAGATGTTCGAGGCGTGATGGACCAAGCCCGTTCCATTGGATATACATCGATCAATTTTGATTTGATCTATGGTTTGCCCTTGCAGACGTTACATTCTGTATTCGACACGTTAATGGTTGCGCTATCCATGAAGCCAGAACGAATTTCTTTCTATAGCTACGCACATGTGCCCTGGATCAAGCCCGGCCAAAGATATTTTACCGAACAAGATTTGCCGGTAGGCAAAGAGAAAATGGATTTGTATAAATTGGGTAAGGCCATGATCGTAAAAGCAGGATATAAGGAAGTGGGGATGGACCACTATGCCTTACCGGGAGATTCATTGCTATTAGCCGCAGAAAATGGTAAACTGCACCGTAATTTTATGGGTTACACAGACAATTATACCCCACTATTAATAGGTTTGGGCGTATCTTCCATTAGCGATGCCTGGTCGGCTTATGCCCAGAACGTGAAAACCGTGGAAGAATATTACCGTCTATTAAATAAGGAGGAGTTGCCCATAATGCGTGGACACTTATTATCTACAGACGATGAGCAATCGCGTCGTTATATCTTAGAAATGATGTGCCGCGAAAAGGCTATATTAGATAAAAACGACGTGTACAAGAACGATAAAATCCACAAACGTCTCTTGCCCTTAAGAGCCGATGGGCTGGTGCGTATAAAAGGAGATGTAGTGACAGCTACGCCGAAGGGTAAAGCATTTATCCGAAATGTTTGCACTGCTTTTGACGAATACCTTCATCATGAGGAAACAGAGGCATCGTCCGTTCGATTTAGTCAAGCGGTCTAG
- a CDS encoding heavy metal translocating P-type ATPase metal-binding domain-containing protein has translation MSSEIHIDQACYHCGDSIGPVPYGLAGRQFCCLGCQTVYQIMHENGMDSYYKYNAFPGKSQRSTPATDLTYLDEPKIVAQLLDYMDEQRSIITFYIPAIHCSSCIWLLEHLYRIHKGVSRGQVDFMKKQVSIVFDHAIISLRELVVLLISIGYEPKITLQDVVQENKKVDQRDLIARIAVAGFCFGNSMMLSFPDYFGMSSFEKTYSHYFGYLNLLLALPVFLYSASGYFTSAWHSLKQARLNLDVPLALGILVLFLRTAVEVLLHTGPGFADTLCSLVFFILIGRWVQQRTYHHLSFERDYRSYFPVAVTVLHHGDERAIPLGELKIGDRIWIRHNEIIPADAILLKGEGAVDFSFVTGESKIIHKGLGEMIYAGGRQMGEAMELEVMKPVSQSYLTRLWNNDQDEAQPKEYRTFVGFISKYFTVGLVLVALSAWVYWWSLGNTYYAWAALTAVLIIACPCALALSSPFTLSAALSIFDKNRFYLKNASAIEQMAAIDCLVFDKTGTISSPSSARMRWEGSLSDEEAIALASVCRHSSHPLSRQIVQYLNKKSYIGVDAFEEIAGQGITAQCGGLLLKIGSARYIGAKVNAEGTVVYVQIDGDVRGIFQVEQSWRPNLGAILQRLSPDYELHLLSGDNERHLSEMTLLFPDHASLLFNQHPGDKLQRISDWEQEGRCVAMIGDGLNDAGALRKAHVGIAVSDDINNFSPGCDAILDGANFNRLPDFFHFAKDAVWVIRLSFGISILYNVVGLSFAVQGTMSPLFAAILMPLSTVTIISFTSLTTRWLGKRRKLL, from the coding sequence ATGTCTTCTGAAATACACATCGACCAAGCATGCTATCATTGTGGAGATAGCATTGGCCCGGTTCCATACGGATTAGCAGGTCGACAATTTTGTTGTCTGGGCTGTCAGACAGTCTATCAAATTATGCATGAGAATGGGATGGATAGTTATTATAAGTACAACGCATTCCCCGGAAAATCTCAACGTAGTACTCCAGCTACTGATTTGACTTATCTTGATGAGCCAAAGATTGTCGCACAGCTGCTAGATTATATGGATGAGCAGCGATCCATAATTACTTTCTACATTCCAGCGATCCATTGTAGTTCCTGTATTTGGCTCTTAGAGCACCTTTATCGTATTCATAAAGGTGTCTCTCGCGGACAGGTTGATTTTATGAAAAAGCAGGTTAGTATCGTTTTCGATCACGCAATCATCAGCTTACGTGAGTTAGTCGTATTGCTCATTTCGATAGGATATGAACCCAAAATCACGTTGCAAGATGTGGTGCAGGAAAATAAAAAGGTGGATCAACGAGATTTGATTGCAAGAATAGCGGTAGCAGGTTTTTGCTTTGGCAACTCCATGATGCTGAGCTTTCCGGATTATTTTGGAATGTCTTCTTTCGAAAAAACCTATTCGCATTACTTTGGCTACCTCAATCTACTATTAGCATTACCGGTATTTTTGTACAGCGCATCCGGCTATTTTACCTCCGCCTGGCACAGTTTAAAACAAGCGCGTTTGAATTTGGACGTTCCCTTGGCTTTAGGGATTTTAGTGCTTTTTCTACGTACCGCAGTCGAAGTATTGCTCCACACCGGTCCGGGGTTTGCCGACACCTTATGTAGTTTGGTGTTCTTTATTCTGATTGGTCGTTGGGTGCAACAACGTACCTATCACCACTTGTCTTTCGAGCGGGATTATCGTTCGTATTTTCCGGTTGCAGTTACCGTGTTGCATCATGGAGACGAACGAGCTATACCTTTAGGAGAACTAAAGATTGGAGATCGAATCTGGATTCGGCACAATGAAATTATTCCAGCCGATGCCATCCTCTTGAAAGGAGAAGGCGCCGTTGACTTTAGTTTCGTTACCGGAGAATCCAAGATCATTCATAAAGGATTAGGGGAGATGATTTATGCTGGCGGGCGGCAGATGGGGGAGGCGATGGAGCTAGAGGTGATGAAACCGGTATCTCAAAGTTACCTGACTCGACTTTGGAACAATGACCAGGATGAAGCGCAACCAAAAGAATACCGCACTTTTGTTGGATTTATCAGTAAATACTTTACGGTCGGTTTGGTATTAGTCGCCTTATCGGCTTGGGTATATTGGTGGTCGCTCGGCAACACGTATTATGCTTGGGCGGCACTGACAGCGGTGTTGATTATCGCTTGTCCTTGTGCTTTGGCATTAAGCTCGCCATTTACGTTGTCGGCGGCATTAAGCATTTTTGATAAGAACCGATTTTACCTCAAGAATGCAAGTGCTATAGAACAAATGGCAGCGATCGATTGCCTGGTGTTTGATAAAACCGGCACCATCTCGTCACCCTCCTCTGCGCGGATGCGGTGGGAGGGCAGTTTATCCGATGAAGAAGCCATAGCGCTTGCTTCTGTATGTCGGCATTCTTCGCATCCGCTAAGTCGTCAGATTGTTCAATACCTAAATAAAAAGAGTTATATAGGAGTGGATGCATTCGAAGAGATCGCGGGACAAGGGATCACAGCCCAGTGTGGCGGCTTGCTGCTAAAAATAGGAAGTGCTCGTTATATAGGTGCGAAAGTTAATGCAGAAGGCACGGTGGTTTATGTGCAAATTGATGGAGACGTGAGGGGAATTTTTCAGGTAGAGCAATCTTGGAGACCTAATTTAGGGGCTATTTTACAGCGTTTGTCGCCAGACTACGAATTGCATTTATTATCTGGAGATAATGAAAGACATCTTTCGGAAATGACTTTGCTTTTTCCAGATCATGCTAGCTTACTGTTTAATCAGCATCCTGGAGATAAATTACAAAGAATTTCCGATTGGGAACAGGAGGGGCGGTGTGTGGCTATGATAGGTGATGGACTTAATGATGCAGGGGCATTGCGAAAAGCACACGTAGGCATTGCTGTGAGTGACGATATCAACAACTTCTCTCCAGGATGTGATGCCATACTAGATGGTGCTAACTTTAATCGTCTACCAGACTTCTTCCATTTTGCAAAGGATGCGGTTTGGGTGATTCGCTTGAGTTTTGGTATATCGATCCTTTATAATGTCG